One segment of Setaria viridis chromosome 4, Setaria_viridis_v4.0, whole genome shotgun sequence DNA contains the following:
- the LOC117852992 gene encoding uncharacterized protein, whose amino-acid sequence MARAAVWPFVKACVTGSLLGRTFADWCASVIAVDGRSMYPTLDAQQGERALVEKRCLYRYDLSRGDVVVFRSPRNHREMVVKRLIALPGDWIQVPEKQEIRQIPQGHCWVEGDNAGLSLDSRTYGPVPLGLMQGRVTHVVWPPNRIGRVDRKIPEGRIMPL is encoded by the exons ATGGCGAGGGCCGCCGTTTGGCCGTTCGTGAAGGCCTGCGTCACTGGCAGCTTGCTTGGCCGGACCTTCGCCGACTGGTGCGCCTCCGTCATCGCCGTCGACGGCCGCTCCATGTACCCCACCTTGGACGCACAGCAGGGCGAACGCGCGCTGGTGGAGAAGCGATGCCTCTACCGCTACGACCTCTCCCGCGGCGATGTCGTCGTCTTCCG GTCGCCGAGGAACCACCGCGAAATGGTGGTGAAGAGGTTGATTGCGCTGCCAGGGGATTGGATCCAGGTCCCGGAGAAGCAAGAGATCCGGCAGATCCCGCAGGGGCACTGCTGGGTGGAAGGGGACAATGCCGGCCTCAGCTTGGACTCGAGAACCTACGGCCCT GTTCCTCTGGGTCTGATGCAAGGCAGAGTCACGCATGTAGTCTGGCCACCCAACAGGATTGGTCGAGTTGACAGAAAAATACCAGAAGGAAGGATTATGCCACTATAA